Proteins encoded by one window of Haematobia irritans isolate KBUSLIRL chromosome 2, ASM5000362v1, whole genome shotgun sequence:
- the LOC142224324 gene encoding E3 ubiquitin-protein ligase CHIP-like, with the protein MRSSNNHHIYTTANYTDVQLKEQGNSLFAARKYDDAINCYTKAIIKNPDVATYFTNRALCYLKLKRWELSCQDCRRALDLEPNMLKAHFFAGQSLMEMELYEEAITHLQRAYDLSKELKQNFGDDITSQLRLARKKRWRALEEKQISREIELQTYLNRLIKKDMEKRLAQLQLDDSNNEAQLKDKQQEIEQQCDDHVKELNNLFAKVDERRREREVPDYLCGKIRFEILTDPVITPSGITYERKDIEEHLQRVGHFDPVTRVELTQDQLIPNFAMKEVVESFIAENEWALDY; encoded by the coding sequence ATGAGAAGCAGCAATAACCATCACATATATACTACCGCCAACTACACAGATGTTCAACTCAAGGAACAAGGAAACAGTCTCTTTGCAGCTCGCAAATACGATGACGCTATTAATTGCTACACAAAGGCTATAATTAAAAATCCTGATGTGGCTACATATTTTACAAATCGGGCACTTTGTTATTTAAAACTTAAACGATGGGAACTATCTTGTCAGGATTGCCGTCGTGCTTTGGACTTGGAACCGAACATGTTGAAAGCTCATTTCTTTGCCGGACAATCCCTAATGGAAATGGAACTATATGAAGAAGCCATAACACATCTTCAAAGGGCATATGATTTATCTAAGGAACTCAAACAGAATTTTGGAGACGATATAACATCGCAACTTCGTCTGGCTCGGAAAAAACGTTGGCGGGCATTGGAAGAAAAGCAAATATCACGGGAAATCGAATTGCAAACATATCTTAATCGTCTCATAAAGAAGGATATGGAAAAACGTTTGGCTCAGCTACAACTTGATGATTCGAACAATGAAGCTCAGCTAAAGGATAAGCAACAGGAAATAGAACAACAGTGTGACGATCATGTGAAAGagttaaataatttgtttgccAAGGTTGACGAGCGTAGAAGGGAGCGCGAGGTACCTGATTACCTATGCGGAAAAATACGTTTCGAAATACTTACGGATCCTGTAATAACACCTTCGGGTATTACTTACGAGCGTAAAGATATTGAAGAGCACTTACAGCGGGTGGGACATTTTGATCCAGTCACACGAGTAGAATTGACCCAAGATCAACTTATCCCAAATTTTGCAATGAAAGAAGTAGTAGAATCGTTCATAGCAGAAAACGAGTGGGCATTGGATTATTGA